In Sulfolobales archaeon, the sequence ACTGAGGAGAACTCCATATATGTTGATAGATCCTTTATATATGTTGATAGCTCATCCAGCCTATATAAATGCATATATGAATATCCAGCAAAAAGCTCGTCCCCTGCATCGCCTGTATATATGCATCTACACCCCATATTCATAGCTTCTCTAAGTGCTATGTAGATTGAGACGTCATTCCTAACCTCTATGGGATCGAAGGTGTCGAGCGCGTTTACTATGAAGTCGGTAGCCTTTAGAGCCTCTTGAACGCTGTATACTCTATAAATAGGTTCGATTCCAAGCGCTCTAGCAACGATCCCGCCCCAGTATAGGTCGCTTGCAACAGATCCCTCGAGACCAACTATAACCCCTTTTAAAGGGATCTTCACATAGCGCCTTGCTATAGAGGCTATGAAAGAAGTATCTATGCCCCCACTCATTACAATACAATCACATACTCTAGACGCTATCTCACTGCTAACAACCTCTATGAGGAGTTTTAAAGCGTTTAGGCAGTCAATTCTCATGGAGACATCATATAATCCTATATAATAGAAATATATATGGATAGCGAAACATGGTAACAAATCTACCCCCAGAGGCTAGAGCTAAGTTTGCTAAATATCAGGAGGCTAGAACACCTGAGGAGAAGCTACAGGCTCTCCAGGAGTTTCTATCAGCTGTTCCAAAGCACAAGGGTACTGAGAATCTTGTTCAGTGGGCTAGGAAGAGGATGGCGGAGCTTAGGGAGGAGATAGAGGAGAGGAAATCTAGAAAGGGGGGTGGGAGGGGCTCTATATATACTGTTGAGAGGGCTGGGGCGGCTCAGATG encodes:
- a CDS encoding asparagine synthase-related protein; this encodes MRIDCLNALKLLIEVVSSEIASRVCDCIVMSGGIDTSFIASIARRYVKIPLKGVIVGLEGSVASDLYWGGIVARALGIEPIYRVYSVQEALKATDFIVNALDTFDPIEVRNDVSIYIALREAMNMGCRCIYTGDAGDELFAGYSYMHLYRLDELSTYIKDLSTYMEFSSVSIGRELGIDVYPPLASKRVIDLAIEIPSECKISPCTLPRGKDILRSLLEDLSIPSFTRAKEPIERGSGSLMLSQIWESLVTEELIEKVSRVLRPRGKDQAYLLARYLELRGEPRKVEGVERCRICGGRVKRGYCKRCGYYEKS